In Macadamia integrifolia cultivar HAES 741 chromosome 1, SCU_Mint_v3, whole genome shotgun sequence, a single window of DNA contains:
- the LOC122073769 gene encoding agamous-like MADS-box protein AGL61, giving the protein MGKSSRGRQKIDIKRIQNEDHRQVTFSKRRNGLFKKASELCILCGAETALIVFSPAGKVYSFGHLSVNSVINKYIDQIQNINDGGGGGGGGGGGGGSLALHRSNVVRELSRQFTEVSDEFVAEKKRGEILEMKKEKVAPEFWWEEPIDELDLHELKQYRLAMEELRKNVIKRVDDLAMEEASSPSSLLAINPLPLGVIPARMDEGSTSSTVVPHGFHLDFGYGNL; this is encoded by the coding sequence ATGGGGAAGAGTAGTAGGGGTCGTCAAAAGATTGATATCAAGAGAATTCAAAACGAAGATCATAGACAAGTTACCTTCTCTAAAAGAAGGAATGGGCTCTTCAAGAAAGCTAGTGAGCTCTGCATCTTATGTGGCGCTGAGACCGCCTTAATCGTCTTTTCTCCGGCCGGTAAGGTATACTCCTTTGGCCATTTATCTGTTAATTCTGTGATTAATAAATATATTGATCAGATTCAGAACATtaatgatggtggtggtggcggtggtggtggtggtggtggtggtggttcttTGGCACTTCACCGGAGCAATGTGGTTCGCGAGCTTAGCCGGCAATTTACGGAGGTTTCCGATGAATTTGTTGccgagaagaagagaggagagatactagagatgaagaaagaaaaagttgCACCAGAGTTTTGGTGGGAAGAACCAATTGATGAACTTGATTTGCATGAGTTAAAACAATATAGGTTGGCcatggaagagcttaggaagaATGTGATTAAGAGAGTTGATGATTTGGCTATGGAAGAAGCTTCTTCACCATCTTCTTTGTTAGCAATAAATCCACTTCCTTTGGGAGTTATTCCTGCTAGAATGGATGAAGGGAGTACTTCTTCAACTGTTGTTCCTCATGGGTTTCATTTAGATTTTGGGTATGGTAACCTTTAA
- the LOC122077125 gene encoding putative disease resistance protein RGA4: MIIVDALVSNVIQQLVTIVQNEIQQEVQVVVGVKKDIKKLSTTLMKIQALLKDAEDRQMKENSVQLWLQELKDVAYDIDDVLDEWGTEILKSSIVEGVDDHDKKVCPANLFVSPRFCFKQFGLRHDIGHKIKDIKEKLDDIASDKEKFGFIQTTTAIRNELIIDDESRRRRRLETSSLVDVSEVFGRDMDKDIIISKLISEGSSQQDEMVSDHVPPMLISIVGMPGLGKTTLAQLTFNDERVKNHFDKRIWVHVSKPFDK; the protein is encoded by the coding sequence ATGATCATTGTCGATGCTCTTGTTTCCAATGTCATCCAACAATTGGTTACGATCGTCCAAAATGAGATCCAACAAGAGGTACAAGTGGTCGTGGGAGTGAAAAAGGACATCAAGAAGCTCTCTACTACTCTTATGAAAATCCAGGCTCTGCTCAAGGATGCTGAAGACAGGCAAATGAAGGAAAATTCAGTGCAGCTTTGGTTACAGGAACTGAAAGATGTAGCCTATGACATTGATGATGTGTTAGATGAGTGGGGCACTGAAATTCTCAAATCATCAATTGTAGAGGGAGTCGATGATCATGATAAGAAGGTATGCCCTGCCAACTTGTTTGTTTCTCCTCGCTTTTGTTTCAAGCAATTTGGTTTGCGCCATGACATTGGTCATAAGATTAAGGatataaaagaaaaactagATGACATTGCAAGTGACAAAGAGAAGTTTGGTTTTATTCAGACTACTACTGCTATTAGAAATGAATTAATTATAGATGATGAgtcgaggaggaggaggagactaGAAACTAGCTCCCTTGTTGATGTCTCAGAGGTGTTTGGTCGTGACATGGATAAAGATATCATAATAAGCAAGTTGATAAGTGAGGGCAGTAGTCAACAAGATGAAATGGTTTCTGATCATGTCCCTCCCATGCTAATCTCCATTGTGGGCATGCCTGGTTTGGGTAAAACAACACTTGCCCAACTCACCTTCAATGATGAAAGGGTGAAGAACCATTTCGATAAGAGAATATGGGTACACGTGTCTAAACCTTTTGATAAATAG